A single window of Candidatus Eremiobacterota bacterium DNA harbors:
- a CDS encoding cobalamin B12-binding domain-containing protein: MPIKVLVAKPGLDGHDRGAKVLARSLRDAGMEVVYTGLHQTPEMIVNAAIQEDVDVVGVSILSGAHMTVFPKIMELLKEREVDDIVVLGGGVIQEDDIPKLKAIGVREVFNAEASTQELIDGIERIVREYGRDRARREAAASR; encoded by the coding sequence ATGCCCATTAAAGTGCTGGTCGCGAAGCCCGGCCTCGACGGCCACGACCGCGGCGCCAAGGTGCTGGCGCGTTCGCTGCGCGATGCCGGGATGGAGGTCGTCTACACGGGCCTGCACCAAACGCCCGAGATGATCGTGAACGCCGCGATTCAGGAAGACGTCGACGTCGTCGGCGTGAGCATCCTCTCCGGCGCGCACATGACGGTCTTTCCGAAGATCATGGAGCTGCTGAAAGAGCGCGAGGTCGACGACATCGTCGTGCTGGGCGGCGGCGTGATCCAAGAGGACGACATACCGAAGCTCAAGGCGATCGGCGTGCGCGAAGTGTTCAACGCCGAAGCCTCGACCCAGGAGCTGATCGACGGAATCGAGCGCATCGTGCGCGAGTACGGTCGCGACCGCGCGCGCCGCGAAGCCGCCGCCTCGCGATGA
- a CDS encoding methylmalonyl-CoA mutase family protein, with the protein MQTSEKTLADELREWEHGTLQPFTARRPESREVFRTLSGTALERLYTPGHVTGVDYVRDTGFPGQFPYTRGPYPTMYRAQPWTMRQIAGFGTADDTNARFRYLISQGQTGISTDFDMPTLMGYDSDDPRSEGEVGREGVAIDTVDDMLDLYAGIDLEQISVSMTINPSAWILLAMYLVTAEERGFDWKKLSGTIQNDIIKEYVSQKEWVYPPRPAMRIVRDTITFSAQHLPRYNPVNVSGYHTREAGSTAIQEVAFTLAAGIAYVEEVVRAEIDVDDFAPRLSFFFVSQIDFLEEVAKFRAARRVWARVMKERFGAQKPESMRLRFHCQTAGASCTAREPLNNIARTAIEALAAVCGGAQSLHTNGYDEALSIPSEAAMKIALRTQQIIAEEVGVRGTIDPLAGSYAIERLTADIEQGCFDYFAEIDKRGGVVKCLEDNYFQLELADAAYDFHRRKDRGELHFVGVTKYRDDSPNPAVELHHVDEAAAQRQLARLAKTKANRDDAAVRRALDEIVRVAKTDENLMPATLAAVKARASGGEIINALRPVFGTYVETPVF; encoded by the coding sequence ATGCAGACGTCCGAGAAGACCCTGGCCGACGAGCTCCGCGAGTGGGAGCACGGCACGCTTCAGCCCTTCACCGCCCGGCGCCCCGAGTCGCGGGAGGTGTTCCGCACGCTGAGCGGGACCGCGCTCGAACGGCTCTACACGCCCGGTCACGTGACCGGCGTGGACTACGTCCGCGACACCGGCTTTCCGGGCCAGTTTCCGTACACGCGCGGGCCGTATCCGACGATGTACCGCGCGCAGCCGTGGACGATGCGGCAGATCGCCGGCTTCGGGACCGCCGACGACACGAACGCGCGCTTTCGGTATCTGATCTCGCAAGGCCAGACCGGGATCTCGACCGATTTCGACATGCCGACGCTGATGGGCTACGACTCGGACGATCCGCGCAGCGAGGGCGAGGTCGGGCGCGAAGGTGTCGCGATCGACACGGTCGACGACATGCTCGACCTGTACGCCGGGATCGACCTCGAGCAGATCTCAGTGTCGATGACGATCAACCCGTCGGCGTGGATCCTGCTCGCGATGTATCTCGTCACCGCCGAAGAGCGCGGCTTCGACTGGAAGAAGCTCTCGGGAACGATCCAGAACGACATCATCAAAGAGTACGTCTCGCAGAAGGAGTGGGTGTACCCGCCGCGGCCGGCAATGCGGATCGTGCGCGACACGATCACCTTCTCGGCGCAGCACTTGCCGCGCTACAACCCCGTGAACGTGAGCGGCTACCACACCCGCGAGGCGGGCAGCACCGCGATTCAGGAGGTCGCGTTCACGCTGGCGGCCGGGATCGCGTACGTCGAAGAGGTCGTGCGGGCGGAGATCGACGTCGACGACTTCGCGCCACGGCTCTCGTTCTTCTTCGTCTCCCAGATCGACTTCTTGGAAGAGGTCGCAAAGTTTCGCGCCGCGCGCCGCGTCTGGGCCCGCGTGATGAAGGAACGCTTCGGCGCGCAGAAGCCGGAGTCGATGCGGCTGCGGTTCCACTGCCAGACCGCCGGCGCGTCGTGCACTGCGCGCGAGCCGCTGAACAACATCGCGCGCACCGCGATCGAAGCGCTCGCCGCGGTTTGCGGCGGGGCGCAGTCCCTGCACACGAACGGTTACGACGAGGCGCTTTCGATCCCGAGCGAGGCGGCGATGAAGATCGCGCTGCGCACGCAGCAGATCATCGCCGAGGAGGTCGGGGTGCGCGGAACGATCGATCCGCTGGCCGGCTCGTACGCGATCGAGCGGCTGACCGCCGACATCGAGCAAGGCTGCTTCGACTACTTCGCCGAGATCGACAAGCGGGGCGGCGTGGTGAAGTGCCTCGAGGACAACTACTTCCAGCTGGAGCTCGCCGACGCCGCGTACGACTTCCACCGCCGTAAGGACCGCGGCGAGCTGCACTTCGTCGGGGTCACCAAGTATCGCGATGACTCGCCGAACCCGGCGGTCGAGCTGCACCACGTCGACGAAGCGGCCGCGCAGCGGCAGCTCGCGCGGCTGGCGAAGACGAAGGCGAATCGCGACGACGCGGCGGTGCGGCGCGCGCTCGACGAGATCGTGCGGGTCGCGAAGACCGACGAGAACCTCATGCCGGCGACGCTCGCCGCGGTGAAAGCCCGCGCGAGCGGCGGCGAAATCATCAACGCGCTGCGGCCGGTGTTCGGCACGTACGTGGAGACGCCGGTCTTTTGA
- a CDS encoding DJ-1/PfpI family protein has product MNLAPREADGHPTPPKTIHVLAFDDNDELDVIAPYEVLYTIRKVLDTETPEVSIVSVPGTTKDPRAVCGIHGVTFGTRPLEPGEKPDLLIVAGGGYGVGPPPIGIMKVMHDKHFAGVIAEQYNGGRLLASVCTGAFGLAGAGVTRGRTMTTHPDAVDDFAKASGAHVLNPDTQARVVDDGKVISCGGVTSGTDLALYVVATFWPEIPSLSKSVRDWIDYHFYAQVARV; this is encoded by the coding sequence GTGAACCTCGCGCCCCGCGAAGCCGATGGCCACCCCACCCCGCCGAAAACGATTCACGTTCTCGCGTTCGACGACAACGACGAGCTCGACGTGATCGCGCCGTACGAAGTCCTGTACACGATCCGCAAGGTGCTCGACACCGAGACGCCTGAGGTCTCGATCGTTTCGGTGCCGGGGACGACGAAGGACCCGCGCGCCGTCTGCGGCATTCACGGGGTGACCTTCGGAACGCGGCCGCTGGAGCCGGGCGAAAAGCCCGATCTGCTGATCGTCGCCGGCGGCGGGTACGGCGTCGGTCCGCCGCCGATCGGCATCATGAAGGTGATGCACGACAAGCACTTCGCCGGCGTGATCGCGGAGCAGTACAACGGTGGACGTTTGCTCGCGTCGGTCTGCACCGGCGCGTTCGGCCTCGCCGGCGCCGGCGTGACGCGCGGCCGCACCATGACGACGCATCCCGACGCGGTCGACGACTTCGCGAAAGCGAGCGGCGCGCACGTGCTCAACCCCGACACGCAAGCGCGCGTCGTCGACGACGGCAAGGTGATCTCGTGCGGCGGCGTGACCTCGGGGACCGACTTGGCACTCTACGTCGTCGCGACGTTCTGGCCGGAGATCCCCTCGCTCAGCAAGAGCGTGCGCGACTGGATCGACTACCACTTCTACGCGCAGGTCGCGCGCGTCTAG
- a CDS encoding SpoIIE family protein phosphatase, with protein sequence MIRSESDPSSGVPDGPAATVSDRDLQFTAIAEAIPQMVWMAQPNGNLDYANAQVYEYTGLPPGALTHRSWTSVFHPDDVAAMLAAWLRAVERGAPYEAEARMLRADGAYRWFIVRASPVRDPQGRAVARWFGTCTDIDDVRGAAARDAFLARADELFAVELEPQAIMRAVARAAVASFADYVLFDLVGEDGTLRRAAVEHRDPQRRGPFQRSVGEEPPLDHPVHPIAAAWRSGESVLVPRIDAGWWRQAAASEAHFARMRDEELSSLITVVIASRGRCYGVLTFCRTRKTESYTEADLATAEDLARRIGAALENARLYQEARSTAEAQRRIAEREGFYARLGEAMAETLDLRETLESATRLLVPLFGDWVVVNLIDAENALYLAVSHHRDPEIDARTQRLLDLRYLAADAASGSPAVVRTRKPVIYERVPDGGIGAVTGPYREAIASLGVVSAAIVPIAFGGAVRGTVAIMYDRSSGRRYDAGDLPFFVEVARRLSPAIANAEAYERERRVARTFQAAALTTELPHVPGTSFDALYEAGRSEALIGGDWYDAFRTADGRIVVSVGDVAGSGLDAAATMAAIRQSLRGAAAINPDPSVMLDAADRVLRSQAPQTFVTAWVGVIDPVWATLACAGAGHPPPLCRSASGEVVSLPAGGLPLGLRERGTDVTHHLELAADETLLLYTDGLIEAGRDVIAGENAVAAALRDADVETAPAQSVHEAVLGGGGASDDVALLVVAFRRSLLSIGGDRGAQRWTFDADDAAAAGEARAEMVAALERRGVAESDRTVAELIFAELIGNAKHYAPGALDVALDLSGELAVVHVLDAGDGFQHNPRLPADALAESGRGLFIVSTLAEEFAVTRAPRGGAHARAVLKGALA encoded by the coding sequence TTGATCCGTTCCGAGTCCGACCCCTCGTCCGGCGTACCGGACGGGCCCGCTGCGACGGTTTCCGACCGCGACCTGCAATTCACCGCGATCGCGGAGGCGATCCCGCAGATGGTGTGGATGGCGCAGCCGAACGGAAACCTCGACTACGCGAACGCGCAGGTCTACGAGTACACCGGGCTGCCGCCCGGCGCGCTGACGCACCGCTCGTGGACCTCGGTGTTTCACCCGGACGACGTCGCAGCGATGCTCGCCGCGTGGCTGCGCGCGGTCGAGCGCGGCGCGCCGTACGAAGCGGAGGCGCGCATGCTGCGCGCCGACGGCGCGTACCGCTGGTTCATCGTGCGCGCGAGCCCGGTGCGCGATCCGCAGGGGCGCGCGGTGGCGCGCTGGTTCGGAACGTGCACCGACATCGACGACGTGCGCGGCGCGGCGGCGCGCGATGCGTTCCTGGCGCGCGCCGACGAGCTGTTCGCCGTCGAGCTCGAGCCGCAGGCGATCATGCGCGCGGTCGCGCGCGCGGCGGTCGCGTCGTTCGCCGACTACGTGCTCTTCGATCTGGTCGGCGAGGACGGAACGCTGCGCCGCGCCGCCGTCGAGCACCGCGACCCGCAACGGCGCGGACCGTTTCAGCGCTCGGTGGGCGAGGAGCCCCCACTCGACCATCCCGTTCATCCGATCGCGGCGGCGTGGCGCAGCGGCGAAAGCGTGCTGGTCCCGCGCATCGACGCCGGCTGGTGGCGGCAGGCGGCTGCGAGCGAAGCGCACTTCGCGCGGATGCGCGACGAAGAGCTCAGCTCGCTCATCACCGTCGTCATCGCCTCACGCGGGCGCTGCTACGGTGTGCTGACCTTCTGCCGCACCCGCAAGACGGAGTCGTACACCGAGGCCGATCTTGCGACCGCCGAAGATCTGGCGCGCCGGATCGGCGCGGCGCTCGAGAACGCGCGGCTCTATCAGGAAGCGCGCAGCACGGCGGAGGCGCAGCGGCGGATCGCCGAGCGCGAAGGCTTCTACGCGCGGCTCGGCGAGGCGATGGCCGAGACGCTCGACCTGCGCGAGACGCTCGAATCGGCGACGCGGCTGCTGGTCCCGCTGTTCGGCGACTGGGTGGTGGTGAACCTGATCGACGCGGAGAACGCGCTCTATCTCGCGGTCTCGCACCATCGCGATCCGGAGATCGACGCGCGCACGCAGCGGCTGCTCGATCTGCGCTATCTCGCCGCCGACGCGGCGAGCGGTTCGCCGGCGGTCGTGCGGACGCGCAAGCCGGTGATCTACGAACGCGTCCCGGACGGCGGGATCGGCGCGGTGACCGGACCGTACCGCGAGGCGATCGCCTCGCTCGGCGTCGTCTCGGCCGCCATCGTTCCGATCGCGTTCGGCGGCGCGGTGCGGGGCACCGTCGCGATCATGTACGACCGCAGCTCGGGCCGCCGCTACGACGCGGGCGATCTGCCGTTCTTCGTCGAGGTCGCGCGCCGGCTCTCGCCGGCGATCGCCAACGCCGAAGCGTACGAGCGCGAGCGGCGCGTCGCGCGCACCTTTCAAGCCGCCGCGCTCACCACCGAGCTTCCGCACGTGCCCGGCACGTCGTTCGACGCGCTGTACGAAGCGGGCCGCAGCGAAGCGCTGATCGGCGGTGACTGGTACGACGCGTTCCGCACCGCCGACGGACGGATCGTCGTCTCGGTCGGTGACGTCGCGGGAAGCGGGCTCGACGCCGCGGCGACGATGGCCGCGATTCGGCAATCGCTGCGCGGCGCGGCGGCGATCAATCCCGACCCGTCGGTGATGCTCGACGCCGCCGACCGCGTGCTGCGCTCGCAGGCGCCGCAAACGTTCGTCACGGCCTGGGTCGGGGTGATCGATCCCGTCTGGGCGACGCTCGCGTGCGCCGGCGCCGGCCACCCGCCGCCGCTCTGCCGCAGCGCGTCCGGCGAAGTCGTAAGCTTACCGGCCGGCGGGCTGCCGCTCGGCTTGCGCGAGCGCGGCACCGACGTCACGCACCACCTCGAGCTCGCCGCCGACGAGACGCTGCTGCTGTACACCGACGGGTTGATCGAAGCCGGGCGCGACGTCATCGCCGGCGAGAACGCCGTCGCGGCCGCGCTGCGCGACGCCGACGTCGAGACGGCGCCGGCGCAGTCGGTCCACGAAGCGGTGCTCGGCGGCGGCGGCGCCAGCGACGACGTCGCGCTGCTGGTGGTGGCGTTCCGCCGTTCGCTGCTCTCGATCGGCGGCGACCGCGGCGCACAGCGCTGGACGTTCGACGCCGACGACGCCGCGGCGGCCGGCGAAGCGCGCGCCGAGATGGTCGCCGCGCTCGAGCGGCGCGGCGTCGCCGAGAGCGATCGCACGGTTGCGGAGCTGATTTTCGCCGAGCTGATCGGGAACGCGAAGCACTACGCGCCGGGCGCGCTCGACGTCGCGCTCGATCTGAGCGGCGAGCTCGCGGTCGTGCACGTGCTCGATGCGGGCGACGGATTTCAACACAATCCCCGGCTGCCGGCGGACGCGCTCGCGGAGAGCGGGCGCGGGCTGTTCATCGTCTCAACGCTCGCCGAAGAGTTCGCGGTCACCCGCGCGCCCCGCGGCGGCGCCCACGCGCGTGCCGTCTTGAAAGGCGCGCTCGCCTAG
- the meaB gene encoding methylmalonyl Co-A mutase-associated GTPase MeaB, whose protein sequence is MTHRVHRDLARAISGVENGIVELPAALAALAAQGHRATRKRGAILGITGPPGAGKSTLVDRLIEGFRAEGESVAVIAVDPSSPFTQGAVLGDRVRMQRHAGDPEVYIRSMASRNAGGGLAPATRDAVRLAEAAGFDVIIVETVGVGQVELEIVAVADLIVVVTVPALGDGVQAIKAGLTEIADIFVVNMADRPGGNRTAIDLKHMVRESHREIPVLQTIAQDGTGVSELLTAIVAKRGDEDSNAVRAVRFEVVRRVRDRAVAQALAALQSPDAAAVLERLRGHEITRNDAIDAVLTILGGPVHAH, encoded by the coding sequence ATCACCCACCGCGTTCACCGCGACCTCGCGCGCGCGATCTCCGGCGTGGAGAACGGGATCGTGGAGCTGCCGGCCGCGCTCGCCGCATTGGCTGCCCAGGGACATCGCGCGACCCGGAAGCGCGGCGCGATCCTCGGGATCACCGGGCCGCCGGGCGCCGGCAAGTCGACGCTGGTCGACCGGTTGATCGAAGGGTTTCGGGCCGAGGGCGAGAGCGTCGCCGTCATCGCGGTCGATCCGTCCTCGCCGTTCACGCAAGGCGCGGTGCTCGGGGACCGCGTGCGCATGCAGCGCCACGCCGGCGATCCCGAGGTCTACATCCGCAGCATGGCCTCGCGCAACGCGGGCGGCGGGCTCGCGCCCGCGACCCGCGATGCGGTGCGGCTCGCGGAGGCGGCAGGCTTCGATGTGATCATCGTTGAGACGGTCGGGGTCGGTCAGGTCGAGCTCGAGATCGTCGCCGTCGCCGATCTGATCGTCGTGGTCACGGTTCCGGCGCTGGGCGACGGCGTGCAGGCGATCAAAGCCGGGCTCACCGAGATCGCCGATATCTTCGTGGTCAACATGGCCGATCGCCCCGGCGGGAACCGCACGGCAATCGACCTCAAGCACATGGTGCGCGAGAGCCACCGCGAAATTCCGGTGCTGCAGACGATCGCGCAGGACGGGACCGGCGTCTCGGAGCTGCTTACCGCGATCGTCGCGAAGCGCGGCGACGAGGATTCGAACGCCGTGCGCGCCGTGCGTTTCGAGGTGGTGCGCCGCGTGCGCGATCGCGCCGTCGCGCAGGCGCTTGCCGCGCTGCAGTCGCCCGACGCCGCCGCGGTGCTCGAGCGGTTGCGCGGTCACGAGATCACCCGCAACGATGCGATCGACGCTGTCCTGACGATTCTTGGAGGACCGGTTCATGCCCATTAA